In uncultured Methanobrevibacter sp., the following proteins share a genomic window:
- a CDS encoding formate/nitrite transporter family protein, which translates to MSFKSPADTAKAIASAATAKGEMPILKLAVLGFLAGAYIAFGGLLAEVANTGAVAGGVPIGISKLIFGGVFPVGLIMVVICGSELFTGDVMFMTMGLLDGKTDIMGLLKNWVGSWVFNLVGGLFVAYVLAYLTGIMVPEAFAGGAITIANTKALGGATFMAAGKSTASLTWVQCFLRGIGCNWLVCLAVYLANAADDVVGKFFGIWFPIMAFVCIGFEHSVANMFFIPLGIFLGAEVTWAQFFINNLIPVTLGNIVGAAVFVACAYWFVYLRD; encoded by the coding sequence ATGAGTTTTAAAAGTCCTGCAGATACTGCAAAAGCAATTGCATCTGCAGCTACCGCAAAAGGTGAAATGCCTATCTTAAAACTTGCTGTTTTAGGTTTCTTAGCAGGTGCTTACATTGCATTCGGTGGATTACTTGCAGAAGTAGCAAACACTGGTGCAGTAGCTGGTGGCGTACCAATAGGTATTTCTAAATTAATCTTCGGGGGAGTGTTCCCTGTAGGTTTAATTATGGTTGTTATCTGTGGATCTGAATTATTCACTGGTGACGTAATGTTTATGACTATGGGTCTTTTAGATGGTAAAACTGATATTATGGGATTACTCAAAAACTGGGTTGGATCTTGGGTATTCAACTTAGTCGGTGGTCTCTTTGTTGCTTACGTACTTGCTTACTTAACTGGTATTATGGTACCTGAAGCATTCGCTGGCGGTGCAATTACCATTGCTAACACCAAAGCTTTAGGTGGAGCAACCTTTATGGCAGCTGGAAAATCAACTGCTTCTTTAACTTGGGTACAATGTTTCCTTAGAGGTATTGGTTGTAACTGGTTAGTATGTTTAGCAGTATACTTAGCTAACGCAGCTGATGATGTAGTAGGTAAATTCTTCGGTATTTGGTTCCCAATCATGGCGTTTGTATGTATTGGATTTGAGCACAGTGTCGCAAACATGTTCTTCATCCCATTAGGTATCTTCTTAGGTGCTGAAGTAACCTGGGCACAATTCTTCATCAACAACTTAATACCTGTAACCTTAGGTAACATCGTTGGTGCTGCAGTATTTGTAGCATGTGCATACTGGTTCGTATACTTACGTGACTAA
- a CDS encoding FmdE family protein, which yields MVSVEDYEEQLAKAGEFHGEICGGIAIGTKLAMYGMELMGFELNKRHKNLIVFLEIDRCMADAVQAVTRCTMGKRTLKQMYYGKFAATFYNMDTGEAIRVSDADANKQEKIKETKDEMIERFKMTPAEDLFKVEKVHVDLNPSQMPGKPHTSVFCSVCGEKITDGRHLNRGGKPVCMPCAEGAYYEIIDE from the coding sequence ATGGTAAGTGTAGAAGACTATGAAGAGCAATTAGCTAAAGCTGGTGAATTCCATGGAGAGATTTGCGGTGGGATTGCCATCGGAACCAAGCTTGCAATGTACGGTATGGAATTAATGGGCTTTGAATTGAACAAGCGTCATAAGAATCTTATCGTATTTTTGGAAATTGATAGATGCATGGCAGATGCAGTTCAAGCTGTCACCAGATGCACCATGGGTAAAAGGACCCTAAAGCAGATGTATTATGGCAAGTTTGCAGCAACTTTCTATAATATGGATACAGGTGAAGCCATCAGGGTTTCTGATGCTGATGCCAATAAGCAAGAAAAGATCAAGGAAACCAAAGATGAAATGATTGAAAGGTTTAAAATGACTCCTGCTGAAGATTTATTTAAAGTGGAAAAGGTTCATGTTGACTTAAACCCTTCTCAAATGCCTGGTAAGCCACACACCAGTGTATTCTGTTCAGTTTGTGGTGAAAAGATCACTGATGGGCGTCACTTGAATCGTGGTGGAAAGCCAGTATGCATGCCATGTGCTGAAGGGGCTTATTATGAGATCATTGATGAATAA
- the hxlB gene encoding 6-phospho-3-hexuloisomerase yields the protein MEFMLSAIEAILDNIRDAEDYLVEEDIANFIEIITTADNIFVTGAGRSGLAAKAFAMRLMHLGLSSYVVGETISPAINAGDCILAISGSGETNTIVTAARISKKRGAKVLALTSYPESSLGQLADGIIHVKGRTKVEVDDENYLKRQIKGNYTSLTPLGTAFELTSLVFLDGLVSELMEAMGKTEEDLKNRHTVLE from the coding sequence ATGGAGTTTATGTTATCAGCAATTGAGGCAATTTTAGACAATATTCGTGATGCAGAAGATTATTTAGTTGAAGAGGATATAGCAAATTTTATTGAAATCATTACAACTGCAGACAACATCTTTGTAACTGGTGCAGGCAGATCTGGGCTTGCAGCTAAGGCATTTGCAATGAGATTGATGCACTTAGGTCTAAGTTCATATGTTGTAGGTGAAACCATTTCTCCAGCTATCAATGCAGGAGATTGCATTTTGGCCATTTCAGGTTCTGGAGAAACCAATACCATCGTAACCGCAGCTAGAATTTCTAAAAAAAGAGGAGCAAAAGTATTGGCATTGACCTCTTATCCAGAAAGCAGCTTAGGTCAATTGGCAGATGGTATAATTCATGTTAAAGGCAGAACAAAAGTTGAAGTGGATGATGAAAATTACCTTAAAAGACAAATTAAGGGAAATTATACTTCATTGACTCCTCTTGGAACTGCTTTTGAATTGACTTCCTTGGTTTTCCTTGATGGATTGGTTTCTGAATTGATGGAAGCTATGGGAAAAACTGAAGAGGACTTGAAAAATAGGCATACTGTTTTAGAATAA
- a CDS encoding LysR family transcriptional regulator — MPSSENQNQEDVFTDDKNNIKPEIGIEIDGISFNYKFFETLESLSKTYSQRKTAKELKVSHSVLNRRIKNAEDKLGEKLVITVGSGSELSERGYELLDIYYKYKNRLEDRKEIIIAGGHIITGLLQAISYDLPFNTLIYSSDDESAYELAKQDLVDILALDDPLLAFENDLNFTAIAYDHLVLISPNHGKTIEKIEDLEGLKFIGVKGSAQRLAWSTLRQENINFTIDREVKSQFDAFKIVKNSDEYYTFLNASYFNGNEILKNETRHVISLVQINDTKDDIYNLIEYLLFDGQIKIGEQGFIPMKPWKTR; from the coding sequence ATGCCAAGCAGTGAAAATCAAAATCAGGAAGATGTATTCACAGATGATAAGAACAACATTAAGCCTGAGATTGGAATTGAAATAGATGGAATATCATTTAATTACAAATTCTTTGAAACCCTGGAATCATTATCAAAAACATATTCCCAAAGAAAAACCGCAAAGGAATTGAAAGTGTCTCACTCTGTGCTTAACAGAAGAATCAAAAATGCTGAGGACAAACTTGGCGAGAAATTGGTCATTACAGTAGGTTCCGGTTCTGAATTAAGCGAAAGGGGATATGAACTCCTGGACATTTACTACAAATACAAAAATCGATTGGAGGATAGAAAAGAGATCATAATCGCCGGAGGACACATCATTACAGGCCTGCTTCAGGCAATAAGTTATGACTTGCCATTCAATACATTGATTTACAGCAGTGATGACGAAAGCGCATATGAGCTTGCAAAACAGGATTTGGTTGACATTTTAGCATTGGACGACCCATTACTTGCTTTTGAAAATGACTTGAACTTTACAGCTATTGCATATGACCATCTAGTGTTAATCTCTCCAAATCATGGAAAGACAATTGAAAAGATAGAAGATTTGGAAGGATTGAAATTCATTGGAGTCAAAGGAAGTGCTCAAAGGTTGGCATGGAGCACATTAAGACAGGAAAACATTAATTTTACAATAGATAGAGAAGTGAAATCACAATTTGATGCATTTAAGATTGTTAAAAACTCTGACGAATACTATACTTTCTTAAACGCAAGCTATTTCAATGGAAATGAAATCCTAAAAAATGAAACCCGCCACGTAATAAGTTTGGTTCAAATCAATGATACAAAAGATGACATTTATAATTTAATTGAATATTTACTTTTTGATGGGCAAATAAAAATAGGGGAACAAGGATTTATACCAATGAAACCTTGGAAAACTAGGTAA
- the thiC gene encoding phosphomethylpyrimidine synthase has protein sequence MTQISDAKKGILTEEMKHVAKIEGVSEDFILSSVANGTIVIPSNVNRDIEASGIGAGLRTKVNATVGTSTDIVNFDEEVLKAQIAIDHGADCLMELSIGGDLDVIRRRVLDMSPLPVGSVPVYQAAIESIREHGSVIYMDEDDLFNTIEKQAKDGIDFMAVHSSINIETLTRLKRQGRVTGLVSRGGSFMSGWIVENEKENPLYSNFDYVLEIAKEHDVVLSLANGMRAGSIADSTDRAQIQELIILGELIDRSRDAGVQCMIEGPGHIPINEIPTNVMIQKKMCSNAPFYMLGPIVCDVAPGYDHIVSAIGAASSAKAGADFICYVTPAEHLALPSPEDVKEGVIATRIGAYAGDLASGQIDGSQDLAMAEARKRLDWEAQYECAMFPEAARAKRDERPPEEEDTCTMCGNYCAVKIVNQWLDQSDSELIK, from the coding sequence ATGACTCAAATAAGTGATGCAAAAAAAGGCATATTAACAGAAGAAATGAAACATGTCGCTAAAATTGAAGGGGTTAGCGAAGATTTTATATTAAGCTCCGTTGCTAACGGTACCATTGTAATCCCATCCAACGTAAATAGGGATATTGAAGCATCAGGTATCGGTGCAGGACTTAGAACAAAAGTGAATGCAACTGTAGGAACATCTACAGATATCGTAAACTTTGATGAAGAGGTATTGAAAGCACAAATTGCAATTGACCATGGTGCAGACTGTTTAATGGAATTGAGTATTGGTGGAGACTTGGATGTAATCAGAAGAAGAGTTTTGGACATGTCTCCTTTGCCAGTAGGTTCCGTACCTGTATACCAAGCTGCAATTGAAAGCATTAGAGAGCATGGCTCTGTAATATATATGGATGAAGATGACTTATTCAATACCATTGAAAAGCAAGCAAAAGACGGTATTGACTTCATGGCTGTTCACAGCAGTATCAATATTGAAACATTGACAAGACTTAAAAGACAAGGCCGTGTAACTGGACTCGTATCCCGTGGAGGATCATTCATGTCCGGTTGGATTGTAGAAAATGAAAAGGAAAACCCATTATACTCTAACTTTGATTATGTATTGGAAATTGCAAAGGAACATGATGTTGTTCTTTCTCTTGCAAATGGTATGAGAGCAGGTTCAATTGCTGATTCAACCGATAGGGCTCAAATCCAAGAATTGATTATTTTAGGAGAATTGATTGACAGATCCCGTGATGCTGGAGTGCAATGTATGATTGAAGGTCCAGGTCACATTCCTATCAATGAAATTCCAACCAATGTAATGATTCAAAAGAAAATGTGTTCCAACGCTCCTTTCTATATGTTAGGGCCTATTGTATGTGATGTGGCACCTGGTTACGACCATATCGTATCTGCAATCGGTGCAGCTTCATCTGCAAAAGCTGGAGCAGACTTCATTTGTTATGTAACTCCTGCAGAACACTTGGCTTTACCATCTCCTGAAGATGTAAAAGAAGGGGTAATTGCAACTAGAATAGGTGCATATGCAGGTGACTTAGCTAGCGGCCAAATTGATGGTTCACAAGACTTGGCTATGGCTGAAGCAAGAAAAAGATTAGATTGGGAAGCTCAATATGAATGTGCAATGTTCCCTGAAGCTGCACGTGCAAAAAGAGATGAAAGACCTCCTGAAGAAGAGGACACCTGTACCATGTGCGGTAACTATTGTGCTGTAAAAATAGTAAATCAATGGTTAGACCAATCTGATTCTGAATTAATTAAATAG
- a CDS encoding carbohydrate kinase family protein, which yields MSVKKDLLAVGHTALDYIITVDEFPKANNSAPMKTMKNLNGGAAANVAMIGATLGMKTGLVSAVGCEFIDSHYHKNMQKLGVDTEALIISQEESTPTAFVMTNNNQDQISYFYWGAGKEFHDSEVPRDKIKEFKAVHLATGDPHFNCKTGIVAKEEERLVSFDPGQDLGMYSPKKLKEVISNVNILFGNHHEIKRIQESMNVDINGLMDLGPEVVLMTCGSKGSIIYSPDEGKIEVESIYRPAVDPTGAGDSYKAGFVSRLIYGASLEEAAKFASSVSSFVVEKQGCQTNMPTYDDAYNRMIDFYNQSF from the coding sequence TTGAGTGTAAAAAAAGATTTATTAGCGGTGGGACATACTGCATTGGATTATATCATCACAGTTGATGAGTTTCCTAAAGCCAATAATTCTGCACCTATGAAAACCATGAAAAACTTGAATGGTGGTGCAGCAGCAAATGTTGCAATGATTGGGGCGACTTTAGGAATGAAAACTGGATTGGTTTCTGCTGTAGGATGTGAATTCATTGATTCTCATTATCACAAGAATATGCAAAAGTTAGGTGTTGACACTGAAGCTTTAATCATATCCCAAGAGGAGAGTACTCCAACAGCATTTGTAATGACTAACAACAATCAAGATCAAATCAGTTATTTCTACTGGGGTGCAGGAAAGGAGTTTCATGACAGTGAAGTTCCAAGAGATAAGATAAAGGAATTTAAGGCAGTTCATTTGGCAACAGGTGATCCTCATTTCAATTGCAAAACAGGAATCGTTGCTAAGGAAGAGGAAAGATTGGTATCCTTCGATCCAGGTCAAGACTTAGGAATGTACAGTCCTAAGAAATTGAAGGAAGTCATCTCCAATGTAAATATCTTATTTGGTAATCATCATGAAATCAAACGCATTCAAGAGTCAATGAATGTTGATATCAATGGTTTGATGGATTTAGGTCCAGAGGTTGTTCTAATGACCTGTGGTTCAAAAGGCAGTATCATCTATAGTCCTGATGAAGGCAAAATAGAAGTTGAATCTATTTATAGGCCTGCTGTAGACCCTACTGGTGCTGGAGACTCTTACAAGGCAGGATTTGTATCTAGACTTATTTACGGTGCTTCATTAGAGGAAGCGGCTAAGTTTGCTTCATCCGTTTCATCATTTGTTGTTGAAAAGCAAGGATGCCAAACAAATATGCCTACTTATGATGATGCATATAATAGAATGATTGATTTCTACAACCAATCTTTTTGA
- the lysS gene encoding lysine--tRNA ligase: MKHWIERIADELNEMDVEKHVIASGTSISGSIHIGNSCDVFIANAIGKALRELGNDAETIWIADDHDPLRKVPFPLPESYDQYLGMPYSMIPCPEGCCKNFVEHFEKPLFKVLDAYGIEITPKSGFEMYKDGSYLESIRISLEKHNEIKAIFDQYRREPLADHWLPYNPICEKCGRVNTTEAYDFDGDIVKYRCECGHDGEMDIKSGNGKLTWRVEWAARWKIFGTTCEPFGKDHAAAGGSYDVSSVISEEIFDYPAPYPVPYEWITLDGEAMSKSHGVFFTPEQWLEIGPAESLNYYLFRSKPMKSKDFSPKMPWLDFMDTFDKVERVFYGEEEAPSEKEGRKFKSIYKNAQIKADAPLPFRPPFRFLVNAYQIVGEKDLEKIFGILKKNSQLTKSFKDKDFCDLSELELAQYDERVDNVIVWLDKYAPKFVKFQVQYDSIPKLPLPDDQIAFLKDLADLMEEKEFSSAEELHDAMYEVLESHGLKPQKAFQAIYKMILGQKQGPRAASFLLSLDKDFVVKRLRQEA, translated from the coding sequence ATGAAACATTGGATTGAAAGAATCGCTGATGAATTAAATGAAATGGATGTAGAAAAACATGTCATAGCAAGTGGTACATCTATATCAGGTTCTATACATATTGGAAATTCTTGTGACGTATTCATTGCAAATGCTATTGGAAAAGCATTGCGTGAATTGGGAAATGATGCCGAAACCATCTGGATTGCAGATGACCATGACCCACTTAGAAAAGTTCCTTTCCCACTTCCTGAATCTTATGACCAATACCTTGGTATGCCATACTCTATGATTCCATGTCCTGAAGGATGTTGTAAAAACTTTGTAGAACACTTTGAAAAACCTTTATTCAAAGTTCTTGATGCTTATGGTATTGAAATAACTCCTAAATCTGGTTTTGAAATGTATAAGGATGGATCTTATCTTGAATCAATCAGAATCTCCCTTGAAAAGCACAATGAAATCAAAGCCATTTTTGACCAATACAGAAGAGAGCCACTCGCAGACCACTGGTTGCCATACAACCCAATCTGTGAAAAATGTGGAAGAGTAAACACCACCGAAGCATATGACTTCGATGGAGACATTGTAAAATACAGATGTGAATGCGGTCACGATGGTGAAATGGACATTAAATCAGGTAACGGTAAACTTACTTGGAGAGTTGAATGGGCAGCAAGATGGAAAATCTTCGGAACCACTTGTGAACCATTCGGAAAAGACCATGCAGCAGCTGGTGGATCTTACGATGTAAGTAGCGTAATCTCTGAAGAGATCTTTGATTACCCAGCACCATATCCAGTTCCATACGAATGGATCACATTAGATGGTGAAGCAATGAGTAAATCTCATGGTGTATTCTTCACTCCAGAACAATGGTTGGAAATCGGACCTGCAGAAAGTCTTAACTATTACTTATTCAGAAGCAAACCAATGAAATCCAAAGACTTCTCTCCAAAAATGCCATGGTTAGACTTCATGGACACCTTTGATAAGGTTGAAAGGGTATTCTACGGTGAGGAAGAAGCTCCATCTGAAAAAGAAGGAAGAAAATTCAAAAGCATCTATAAAAACGCTCAAATCAAGGCTGATGCTCCTTTACCATTCAGACCTCCTTTCAGATTCTTGGTAAATGCTTATCAAATTGTTGGAGAAAAGGACCTTGAAAAGATCTTTGGAATTTTGAAAAAGAATTCACAATTAACCAAAAGCTTTAAGGATAAGGACTTCTGTGACTTAAGCGAACTTGAATTGGCTCAATATGATGAAAGAGTGGATAATGTAATCGTTTGGTTAGACAAATATGCTCCTAAATTCGTCAAGTTCCAAGTTCAATACGATTCCATTCCAAAATTGCCTCTTCCAGATGATCAAATTGCATTCTTGAAAGACCTTGCTGATTTGATGGAAGAAAAAGAGTTCTCATCTGCTGAAGAATTGCATGATGCTATGTATGAAGTTTTAGAAAGCCATGGATTAAAACCGCAAAAAGCTTTCCAAGCTATCTATAAAATGATTCTTGGTCAAAAACAAGGACCAAGAGCAGCTTCATTCTTACTCTCTTTAGATAAGGACTTTGTTGTTAAAAGGTTAAGACAAGAAGCTTAG
- the polC gene encoding DNA polymerase II large subunit → MDAGMDYFERLESETLKLYEIANEARSKGFDVELETEIPLAKDLAERVEGLVGPKGIAKRIKELEKDMSREEVAFEIAAEIASQESNETGAKLEAEKQAFADQGLRTALAILTEGVVAAPLEGISGVKIKSNSDGSKYVAVYFAGPIRSAGGTAAALSVLLGDKIRVATGLDIYKPTDDEIERYVEEVELYESEVTNLQYSPTPEEVRLAARSIPVEVSGEPTDQVEVSHRDLPRVETNNIRGGALLAMVEGVIQKSKKILKYAHTLNLDSWEFLAEYAKGVGSSKEEEGSQSDSEEIVEEIDDNIIDKEELFEHSKYAHDIIGGRPVLGYPSEKGGFRLRYGRSRNTGLATMGVHPATMELLEFLAVGTQLKIERPGKGNCVVPVDSIEGPTVKLKSGEVRRLDSIEDARKVKGKVVEILFLGDMLVAFGEFLRNNQPMLGACWCEEWWIETIRNSAKYQSFTDEEKEAFNLNSLQTKKFTVEEAFKITEEFNVPLHPEYTYYYNDISIKDLVDLSQWLDTKRDYLENGYLNGEDLELDLSYQKRILEVMGLCHKLQDGKVIIDKNHGFSLLKTINGDYSKYLADEYYKMKVVDIINENIDFEIKDKAPCYIGTRVGRPEKSKERLMRPAPHVLFPIGNNGGNRRLVAEAAKKKKIKVEFARRECTNPDCRLSSFQAICPHCGSPTVIGKSGQKDINLAHMLSKASNNVGVRKVDEVKGVVGLISEDKLPEPLEKGILRAKNNVFTFKEGTIRHDSTDLPLTHFIPKEIGVTVPKLLEMGYTKDCYGEDIVSEDQIIELKVQDIVVSDNCGEYLVGVANFVDDLLERYYGMERFYNVKDKYDLIGHLIAGLAPHTSAGVLGRIVGFTKALGCYAHPYFHSAKRRNCDSDEDSVLLLLDALINFSKSYLPSTRGGSMDAPLVLSTRIDPEEIDDESHNLDIFERFPLEFFERSQEPLKPADMLDLVDNVAKHLGTDRQYHDLMFSHHTSSIHAGPKVCLYKRLGSMKEKVEAQINLAELIRAVDQRGVVEGVLSSHFLPDIMGNSRAFSKQKVRCPKCGAKYRRMPLTGKCKCGGDLILSVSKGSVVKYLEISQNLVNRYPVSHYLEQRLEIQEFGINSLFESDKSKQSSLDVFFGK, encoded by the coding sequence ATGGATGCTGGAATGGATTATTTTGAAAGATTGGAAAGTGAAACTCTCAAGCTCTATGAGATAGCTAATGAGGCAAGATCCAAAGGGTTTGATGTTGAGTTAGAGACTGAAATTCCATTGGCAAAGGACTTAGCAGAGAGAGTGGAAGGGCTTGTAGGTCCTAAAGGTATTGCAAAACGTATCAAAGAATTGGAAAAGGATATGTCTAGGGAAGAGGTTGCATTTGAAATTGCTGCTGAAATCGCATCTCAGGAATCAAATGAAACAGGTGCTAAGCTTGAGGCTGAAAAACAGGCTTTTGCAGACCAAGGACTTAGAACCGCTTTAGCTATTTTAACAGAAGGGGTTGTAGCAGCTCCTTTGGAAGGGATTTCTGGAGTAAAGATCAAAAGCAATTCTGATGGAAGCAAGTATGTTGCTGTATATTTTGCAGGCCCTATTCGTAGTGCAGGAGGTACTGCAGCTGCTTTATCCGTTCTTTTAGGTGATAAGATACGTGTAGCTACTGGACTTGACATTTATAAACCTACTGATGATGAGATAGAAAGATATGTGGAAGAAGTTGAGCTTTACGAATCAGAAGTTACTAACTTGCAATACTCTCCAACCCCTGAAGAGGTTAGATTAGCTGCAAGAAGCATTCCAGTTGAAGTCAGCGGTGAGCCAACAGACCAAGTTGAAGTGTCTCACAGAGACTTGCCTCGTGTAGAGACCAATAACATTAGAGGTGGAGCACTTCTTGCGATGGTAGAGGGAGTTATTCAGAAATCCAAAAAGATCTTAAAATATGCTCACACACTTAACTTGGACAGTTGGGAATTTTTAGCTGAATATGCTAAAGGTGTAGGTTCCTCTAAGGAAGAAGAAGGTTCCCAATCTGATAGCGAGGAAATCGTTGAGGAAATTGATGACAATATCATTGATAAGGAGGAACTCTTTGAACACTCCAAATATGCTCATGATATCATCGGTGGAAGGCCTGTTTTAGGATATCCTTCTGAAAAGGGAGGATTCAGGCTTAGGTATGGCCGTTCAAGAAACACTGGTCTTGCAACCATGGGGGTTCACCCTGCAACAATGGAACTCTTGGAATTCTTGGCGGTTGGAACACAGCTCAAGATTGAAAGGCCTGGAAAAGGTAACTGTGTAGTACCTGTAGATTCTATTGAAGGTCCAACCGTTAAGTTGAAATCAGGTGAAGTCCGCAGATTGGATTCCATTGAAGATGCAAGAAAGGTTAAAGGAAAAGTTGTTGAAATCCTTTTTTTAGGAGATATGCTTGTTGCATTTGGTGAATTCCTAAGGAACAACCAGCCAATGTTAGGCGCTTGCTGGTGTGAGGAATGGTGGATTGAAACAATAAGAAATAGCGCAAAATACCAATCATTCACCGATGAGGAAAAAGAGGCATTCAATTTAAATTCATTGCAAACCAAGAAATTCACAGTCGAAGAAGCATTTAAAATCACTGAAGAGTTTAATGTGCCTTTGCATCCGGAATACACTTATTATTATAATGACATCTCCATTAAGGATTTAGTTGATTTAAGCCAGTGGTTGGATACTAAAAGAGACTACTTGGAAAATGGATATCTAAATGGAGAGGATTTAGAACTTGATTTATCATATCAAAAAAGAATTTTGGAAGTTATGGGCTTATGCCACAAGCTTCAGGATGGAAAAGTAATAATTGACAAGAATCATGGTTTTAGTTTACTTAAGACAATAAATGGAGATTATTCAAAATATCTTGCTGATGAGTATTACAAGATGAAAGTTGTTGACATCATCAATGAGAATATAGATTTCGAGATAAAGGATAAGGCTCCATGTTATATAGGTACAAGGGTTGGCCGTCCTGAAAAATCCAAGGAAAGATTGATGAGGCCGGCTCCTCATGTGCTCTTCCCTATTGGAAACAATGGTGGAAACAGACGTTTGGTTGCAGAAGCTGCCAAAAAGAAAAAGATTAAGGTGGAATTTGCAAGAAGGGAATGTACAAATCCTGATTGCAGATTAAGTTCATTCCAAGCCATTTGTCCACATTGCGGATCCCCTACTGTCATTGGGAAATCCGGCCAAAAAGATATTAATTTGGCCCATATGCTTTCCAAGGCTTCAAATAATGTGGGAGTTCGTAAAGTTGATGAAGTTAAAGGGGTTGTTGGATTAATTTCTGAAGATAAGCTCCCTGAACCTTTGGAAAAAGGTATCTTAAGGGCTAAAAATAATGTGTTCACATTTAAGGAAGGAACTATCCGTCATGACTCCACTGACTTGCCACTAACTCACTTTATTCCAAAAGAAATTGGAGTAACAGTTCCTAAATTATTGGAAATGGGATATACTAAAGACTGCTATGGTGAAGACATTGTTAGTGAAGACCAAATTATTGAACTTAAGGTTCAGGATATTGTAGTTTCCGATAATTGCGGTGAGTATTTGGTAGGTGTAGCTAATTTCGTTGATGATTTGCTTGAGAGATATTATGGAATGGAAAGGTTCTATAATGTAAAGGACAAATATGACTTGATTGGGCATCTTATTGCAGGTCTTGCTCCCCACACATCTGCAGGAGTATTGGGCCGTATTGTAGGGTTCACCAAGGCTTTAGGATGTTATGCTCACCCTTATTTCCATTCTGCAAAAAGGAGAAACTGTGACAGTGATGAGGATTCTGTGCTGTTGCTGTTGGATGCATTGATCAATTTCTCAAAATCATACTTGCCAAGCACTCGTGGAGGAAGTATGGATGCTCCTTTGGTTTTATCAACTCGTATAGACCCAGAGGAGATAGATGACGAATCCCATAACCTTGACATCTTTGAAAGATTCCCACTTGAATTCTTTGAAAGGTCTCAAGAACCTTTAAAGCCTGCTGACATGTTGGATTTGGTGGATAATGTTGCTAAGCATTTAGGTACTGACAGGCAGTATCACGATTTGATGTTTTCACATCACACTTCAAGCATTCATGCAGGGCCAAAAGTTTGCTTATACAAACGTTTAGGATCCATGAAGGAGAAGGTGGAAGCTCAAATCAATTTAGCTGAACTTATCCGGGCAGTTGACCAAAGGGGAGTTGTAGAGGGAGTATTGTCTTCTCACTTCTTGCCGGACATTATGGGAAATTCAAGAGCTTTCTCCAAGCAGAAGGTAAGATGCCCTAAATGCGGTGCTAAGTATAGGAGAATGCCTTTAACAGGTAAATGCAAATGTGGTGGGGACTTGATTCTCAGTGTTTCCAAGGGATCTGTAGTCAAGTATCTTGAAATTTCACAGAACCTTGTAAACAGGTATCCTGTATCCCACTATCTTGAGCAAAGATTGGAAATTCAGGAATTTGGTATTAATTCATTATTTGAAAGTGACAAATCCAAGCAAAGTTCATTGGATGTATTCTTTGGAAAATGA
- a CDS encoding preprotein translocase subunit Sec61beta — MAKKDNKISMPMSGAGLVRYFDDESVGPKIAPEIVIALSVILGIFCFILRFSV, encoded by the coding sequence ATGGCAAAAAAAGATAATAAAATCAGCATGCCTATGAGCGGGGCAGGTTTAGTAAGATATTTTGATGACGAAAGTGTAGGTCCAAAAATCGCTCCAGAAATAGTCATCGCACTTAGTGTAATTTTAGGAATCTTCTGTTTCATCTTAAGATTCTCTGTATAA